The Miscanthus floridulus cultivar M001 chromosome 7, ASM1932011v1, whole genome shotgun sequence genome includes a region encoding these proteins:
- the LOC136463186 gene encoding UPF0481 protein At3g47200-like, with translation MATETESFVTAPSTPEAAAAVAPMPPTVKSPAQPADRLEIVVERRLRQHGEGESSRMTIFRVPAHVRDASKELYEPRLVSVGPYYRGREALRAMEQHKWRYMRELMGRPPQPAASLGDYVRAVRDFEQKARRCYSERTSIFDAAAAQSEPSSGGEIEEAQSPGGPGGQDGFAEMLMLDGCFILEFFAKWLNREPDKLCDVAWGLPLLHSDLLLLENQIPFFVLEALFHVVSPTATKLDLLRLILHRLKFSSYELSTAEELVQSDIQHLLHLFYEAIMPRDDETASVQDSTPPSLQYFVQLRQMGVRLKKAVSTRFVFIRDMPRVPHWMKTTLPATLLRKVGAWFSKLLATIRRTPPASAPTLVVPSVTQLREAGVRFEKKESPRHMFDIAFDRDSGVLEMPRMEVDYANVVLLVNLVAFEQTRGLPGDGDASRRLSSYAALVGALVRTGKDVEHLQKRGIVENLLDGDDDAATKFFQHLGDCSTLNYKSHMFAGMFEDLRQFYHSSWRRHKAKFLRDHCGSPWAVIALVVAISAFCFVLFKLSTTIFSLAHPCHC, from the coding sequence ATGGCAACCGAGACCGAGTCCTTCGTTACCGCCCCGTCAACgccagaggcggcggcggcggtggctcccaTGCCGCCTACCGTGAAATCACCAGCCCAGCCGGCGGATAGATTGGAAATCGTGGTTGAGCGAAGGCTCCGCCAGcatggagagggcgagagcagcAGGATGACCATCTTCCGTGTCCCCGCCCATGTCCGGGACGCCAGCAAGGAGCTGTACGAGCCACGGCTGGTGTCGGTCGGCCCCTACTACCGCGGCCGGGAGGCGCTGCGCGCGATGGAGCAGCACAAGTGGAGGTACATGCGCGAGCTGATGGGGCGGCCGCCGCAGCCGGCAGCCTCGCTGGGCGATTACGTCAGAGcagtccgcgacttcgagcagaAGGCGCGGCGCTGCTACAGTGAGAGAACCAGCATcttcgacgccgccgccgcccagagCGAACCGTCGAGCGGCGGGGAGATCGAAGAAGCGCAGTCCCCCGGTGGACCCGGCGGCCAGGACGGCTTCGCAGAGATGCTCATGCTTGACGGCTGCTTCATCCTCGAGTTCTTCGCCAAGTGGTTAAACCGTGAGCCGGACAAGCTCTGCGACGTCGCCTGGGGACTTCCTCTGCTGCACTCCGACCTGCTGCTGTTGGAGAACCAGATCCCCTTCTTCGTCCTCGAGGCGCTCTTCCACGTGGTGTCTCCTACGGCAACGAAGTTGGATCTCCTCAGGTTGATCCTTCACCGTCTGAAGTTCTCCTCCTACGAGCTGTCGACGGCCGAGGAGCTGGTCCAATCCGACATCCAGCACCTGCTGCATCTCTTCTACGAGGCCATCATGCCCAGGGACGATGAGACGGCGTCGGTCCAGGATTCGACCCCACCGTCGCTGCAGTACTTCGTCCAGCTGCGTCAGATGGGCGTCAGGTTGAAGAAGGCCGTGTCCACAAGGTTCGTTTTCATCCGCGACATGCCGCGAGTGCCGCACTGGATGAAGACGACCCTGCCGGCCACCCTTCTCCGCAAGGTGGGCGCCTGGTTCAGCAAGCTCTTGGCTACGATCCGACGCACGCCGCCGGCGTCGGCGCCGACTCTGGTGGTACCGTCCGTCACCCAGCTCCGCGAGGCCGGCGTCCGGTTCGAGAAGAAGGAGTCTCCTCGCCACATGTTCGACATCGCGTTCGACAGGGACAGCGGCGTCCTGGAGATGCCGCGAATGGAGGTGGACTACGCGAATGTGGTGCTGCTAGTGAACTTGGTCGCGTTCGAGCAGACCAGGGGCCTGCCAGGCGACGGCGACGCCAGCAGGCGGCTGTCGAGCTACGCGGCGCTGGTGGGCGCCCTGGTGAGGACAGGCAAGGACGTGGAGCACCTGCAGAAGCGCGGCATCGTCGAGAACCTcctcgacggcgacgacgacgcggcCACAAAATTCTTCCAGCACCTGGGCGACTGCAGCACCTTGAACTACAAGAGCCATATGTTCGCTGGCATGTTCGAGGACCTGAGGCAGTTCTACCACTCGAGCTGGCGGAGGCACAAGGCCAAGTTCCTGCGTGACCACTGCGGCAGCCCGTGGGCGGTGATTGCGCTCGTCGTCGCCATTTCTGCGTTTTGCTTCGTGCTCTTCAAGTTGTCAACCACCATCTTCAGCCTTGCTCATCCTTGTCACTGCTAG
- the LOC136465478 gene encoding BTB/POZ and MATH domain-containing protein 2-like has product MAPHASSQLAADVTFQVAGESFSAHRFLLAARSRVFKAELWGVMKESTATGGCIRIDDMLPQVFKALLHFIYTDSLPQMEKQEEAAMAQHLPEAADRYDMQRLKLICEEKLYRHLDVGMAATTLVLAEQQSCRGLKQACIEFLKSPDALEAVMETDGFEHLTKSCPVLVKELMSELYLFKQCNRRKLMT; this is encoded by the coding sequence ATGGCCCCACACGCGAGCTCCCAGCTCGCTGCCGACGTTACTTTCCAAGTTGCCGGCGAGTCATTCAGCGCTCACAGGTTTCTGCTTGCGGCCCGGTCGCGAGTCTTCAAAGCAGAGCTGTGGGGCGTCATGAAGGAGAGCACGGCCACAGGGGGCTGCATCCGGATTGATGACATGTTACCTCAGGTGTTCAAGGCCCTGCTCCATTTCATCTACACTGACTCGCTGCCACAGATGGAGAAACAAGAGGAGGCCGCGATGGCCCAGCATCTGCCGGAAGCGGCGGACAGGTATGACATGCAGAGGCTCAAGCTGATTTGTGAGGAGAAGCTATACAGGCACCTAGACGTCGGCATGGCCGCAACCACGTTGGTGTTGGCTGAACAGCAGTCCTGCCGTGGTCTCAAGCAGGCTTGCATTGAGTTTCTCAAATCTCCTGATGCACTGGAAGCAGTCATGGAAACTGATGGCTTTGAGCATCTGACTAAAAGCTGCCCTGTTCTCGTGAAGGAGTTGATGTCCGAGCTTTACCTGTTCAAGCAATGCAACAGAAGGAAATTGATGACATGA